In Streptococcus oralis, a single window of DNA contains:
- a CDS encoding valine--tRNA ligase codes for MSKELSPKYNPAEVEAGRYQKWLDSDVFKPSGDQKAKPYSIVIPPPNVTGKLHLGHAWDTTLQDIIIRQKRMQGFDTLWLPGMDHAGIATQAKVEERLRGEGISRYDLGREKFLDKVWEWKDEYATTIKEQWGKMGLSVDYSRERFTLDEGLSKAVRKVFVDLYKKGWIYRGEFIINWDPAARTALSDIEVIHKDVEGAFYHMNYMLEDGSRALEVATTRPETMFGDVAVAVNPEDPRYKDLIGKNVILPIANKLIPIVGDEHADPEFGTGVVKITPAHDPNDFLVGQRHNLPQVNVMNDDGTMNDLAFEFAGMDRFEARKAVVAKLEEIGALVKIEKRVHSVGHSERTGVVVEPRLSTQWFVKMDQLAKNAIANQDTEDKVEFYPPRFNDTFLQWMENVHDWVISRQLWWGHQIPAWYNAEGEIYVGEEAPEGDGWTQDEDVLDTWFSSALWPFSTMGWPDVDSEDFKRYYPTSTLVTGYDIIPFWVSRMIFQGLEFTGKSPFKNALIHGLIRDEQGRKMSKSLGNGIDPMDVIDKYGTDSLRWFLSNGSAPGQDVRFSYEKMDASWNFINKIWNISRYILMNNEDLTLEQATANVEKVVNKEAGNVTDRWILHNLNETIGKVTENFDKFEFGVAGHILYNFIWDEFADWYVELTKEVLYSENEEEKVITRSVLLYTLDKILRLLHPIMPFVTEEIFGQISEGSIVIAEYPTVNPAFEDLAAHTGVESLKDLIRAVRNARAEVNVAPSKPITILVKTSDSDLETFFNSNVNYIKRFTNPEHLEIASTIPAPELAMSSVITGAEIYLPLADLLNVEEELARLDKELAKWQKELDMVGKKLSNERFVANAKPEVVQKERDKQADYQAKYDATVARIDEMKKLVK; via the coding sequence ATGTCTAAAGAACTTTCACCTAAGTACAATCCAGCCGAGGTTGAGGCTGGTCGTTACCAAAAATGGCTTGATTCCGATGTTTTCAAGCCTTCAGGAGATCAAAAAGCTAAGCCTTATTCAATCGTGATTCCACCACCAAACGTAACTGGGAAACTCCACCTTGGTCACGCTTGGGATACAACCTTGCAAGATATCATCATCCGTCAAAAACGTATGCAAGGCTTTGATACGCTTTGGCTTCCAGGGATGGACCACGCGGGGATTGCGACTCAGGCTAAGGTTGAGGAGCGCTTGCGTGGTGAGGGCATTTCCCGCTATGACCTTGGTCGTGAAAAATTCCTAGATAAAGTCTGGGAATGGAAAGACGAATATGCCACTACCATCAAGGAACAATGGGGCAAGATGGGCCTCTCTGTAGACTACTCTCGTGAGCGTTTCACTCTTGATGAAGGTTTGTCAAAAGCTGTCCGCAAGGTCTTTGTGGACCTTTACAAGAAAGGCTGGATCTACCGTGGTGAGTTTATCATCAACTGGGACCCAGCAGCTCGCACAGCCCTTTCTGATATCGAGGTGATCCATAAGGACGTCGAAGGTGCCTTCTATCACATGAACTACATGCTAGAAGATGGTTCACGCGCCCTTGAAGTTGCGACAACTCGTCCTGAGACCATGTTTGGGGACGTTGCCGTTGCGGTCAATCCAGAAGACCCACGCTACAAGGACTTGATTGGAAAAAATGTTATCCTTCCAATCGCTAATAAATTGATTCCAATCGTTGGGGACGAACACGCAGATCCTGAGTTTGGTACTGGTGTCGTGAAAATCACGCCTGCCCACGATCCAAATGACTTTTTGGTTGGTCAACGCCATAACTTGCCACAAGTTAATGTCATGAACGACGACGGAACCATGAATGACTTGGCCTTCGAATTTGCAGGCATGGACCGTTTCGAAGCTCGTAAGGCAGTCGTTGCTAAGTTGGAAGAAATCGGTGCCCTCGTTAAAATCGAAAAACGTGTCCACAGTGTTGGTCACTCTGAACGTACAGGTGTCGTGGTTGAACCACGCTTGTCTACGCAATGGTTCGTCAAGATGGACCAATTGGCTAAGAACGCTATCGCCAACCAAGACACAGAGGACAAGGTAGAATTCTACCCACCTCGTTTCAACGATACCTTCCTCCAATGGATGGAAAATGTCCACGACTGGGTTATCTCTCGCCAGCTTTGGTGGGGTCACCAAATCCCTGCTTGGTACAATGCTGAGGGTGAAATATATGTCGGCGAAGAAGCTCCAGAAGGTGACGGTTGGACTCAGGACGAAGACGTCTTGGATACGTGGTTCAGTTCGGCTCTTTGGCCATTCTCTACCATGGGCTGGCCGGATGTCGACTCAGAAGACTTTAAACGTTATTATCCAACATCAACTTTGGTGACTGGTTATGATATTATTCCGTTCTGGGTGTCTCGGATGATTTTCCAAGGTTTGGAATTTACTGGCAAGTCGCCATTCAAAAATGCCTTGATTCATGGTCTCATTCGTGATGAGCAAGGACGCAAGATGTCGAAATCTCTCGGTAACGGGATTGACCCGATGGATGTTATTGATAAGTACGGAACAGATAGCCTGCGTTGGTTCCTGTCAAATGGTTCTGCACCAGGACAAGACGTGCGCTTCTCTTACGAGAAAATGGATGCTTCTTGGAACTTCATTAACAAGATCTGGAACATCTCTCGCTACATCCTCATGAACAATGAAGATTTGACTCTTGAGCAGGCAACTGCCAATGTGGAAAAAGTGGTTAACAAGGAAGCTGGAAATGTCACAGACCGCTGGATTCTCCACAACCTCAATGAAACGATCGGCAAAGTTACTGAAAACTTTGACAAGTTTGAGTTTGGTGTAGCTGGCCACATCCTCTACAACTTCATCTGGGACGAGTTTGCGGACTGGTACGTTGAATTGACCAAGGAAGTCCTTTATAGCGAAAATGAAGAAGAGAAGGTCATCACACGTTCCGTTCTCCTTTACACTTTGGACAAGATCCTTCGTCTCCTTCACCCTATCATGCCGTTCGTGACAGAGGAAATCTTTGGACAAATCTCAGAAGGCTCTATTGTCATAGCAGAATACCCAACTGTTAACCCAGCCTTTGAAGACCTTGCTGCTCACACTGGTGTCGAAAGCCTCAAAGACTTGATTCGTGCAGTTCGTAATGCGCGTGCGGAAGTAAACGTAGCACCAAGCAAGCCTATCACAATCCTTGTTAAGACAAGCGATAGCGACTTGGAAACCTTCTTTAACAGCAATGTCAACTACATCAAACGCTTCACAAATCCAGAACACCTGGAAATCGCATCAACCATCCCTGCACCTGAACTCGCCATGTCAAGCGTCATCACTGGAGCAGAAATCTACCTGCCACTGGCAGACCTCCTTAATGTCGAAGAAGAACTAGCTCGTCTCGACAAGGAACTCGCTAAATGGCAAAAAGAACTGGATATGGTCGGTAAGAAGCTCTCTAACGAACGCTTCGTAGCCAACGCCAAACCAGAAGTCGTTCAAAAAGAACGCGACAAACAAGCCGACTACCAAGCCAAATACGATGCGACCGTAGCACGTATTGATGAGATGAAGAAATTAGTGAAATAA
- a CDS encoding AAA family ATPase has product MHLFIIGAPASGKMTIGQELSRLTNATLFYNHQAIDFALEIYQDYTEEMWEFVRGITFSFLGASARNQRSVILTDVIDFSNQYQLLYLKQIQDLLDDYHQEILFVELETTLEERLRRNRTENRLKHKPLKRHIEVSEREILETAETLQLNSQHQPNELHHYFKINNTNLSAEEVAKQIQNKMNTIEKGHTHV; this is encoded by the coding sequence ATGCATCTTTTCATCATTGGGGCTCCAGCTTCTGGGAAAATGACGATTGGTCAAGAGTTATCTCGACTGACAAATGCTACCCTCTTTTATAACCATCAAGCCATCGATTTTGCACTAGAAATCTATCAGGACTATACAGAGGAAATGTGGGAATTTGTTCGTGGAATTACCTTTTCTTTCCTTGGAGCAAGTGCTAGGAATCAGCGATCTGTGATTTTAACAGACGTAATTGATTTTTCAAATCAGTACCAGCTGCTGTATTTGAAGCAAATTCAGGATCTGTTGGATGATTATCATCAAGAGATTCTGTTTGTTGAGTTGGAAACGACACTTGAAGAGCGCTTACGTCGAAATCGAACGGAGAATCGATTAAAGCATAAACCCTTAAAACGACATATTGAGGTATCTGAAAGAGAAATTTTGGAGACTGCTGAAACACTTCAATTAAATTCCCAACATCAACCGAATGAGTTGCACCACTACTTTAAAATAAATAATACGAATCTGTCTGCAGAAGAAGTTGCCAAGCAGATTCAAAATAAAATGAATACAATAGAGAAAGGACACACACATGTCTAA
- a CDS encoding GNAT family N-acetyltransferase, whose product MTRATLPERLETERLVLRVRTVADVVDIFDYASRPEVSYPAGFPPVKSLEDEIYYLEHILPERNEKNDLPAGYGIVAKGTDKVIGSVDFPRRHEDDVLEIGYILHPDHWGLGYVPEAAHALIDLAFKELGLHKIELTCFGYNLQSQRVAEKLGFTLEARIRDRKDAQGNRCDDLRYGLLRSEWEEI is encoded by the coding sequence ATGACAAGAGCAACATTGCCAGAACGTTTAGAAACCGAACGGCTAGTCTTGCGAGTCCGTACCGTGGCTGATGTTGTGGATATCTTTGACTATGCCAGCAGGCCAGAAGTTTCCTACCCAGCAGGCTTTCCGCCCGTCAAGAGCTTGGAAGATGAGATTTATTATCTGGAGCATATTCTGCCCGAGCGTAATGAAAAGAACGATCTTCCAGCGGGCTATGGAATTGTCGCTAAAGGAACCGATAAGGTCATCGGCTCTGTTGATTTCCCTCGTCGTCACGAGGATGATGTCTTGGAGATTGGCTATATCTTACATCCAGACCATTGGGGTCTAGGTTATGTTCCAGAAGCAGCGCATGCCTTGATTGACCTAGCTTTTAAAGAACTGGGTCTTCATAAGATTGAACTGACTTGCTTTGGGTATAACCTTCAAAGTCAACGAGTCGCAGAGAAACTTGGCTTTACCTTAGAAGCTCGAATCCGAGACCGTAAAGATGCCCAAGGCAACCGCTGTGACGATTTGAGATACGGCTTGCTGAGGAGTGAGTGGGAGGAGATTTGA
- a CDS encoding helix-hairpin-helix domain-containing protein — MSKKLQRKKQLRNSLRRSGAFSSTVTKVVEETKKVVKHAEKSASEAGKVVSKKVEQAVEATKEQAQKVANSVEDFAATLGGLSEDRAKTFYDEGIKSAADFKNWTEKELLALKGIGPATIKKLKEHGISFK, encoded by the coding sequence ATGTCAAAGAAACTCCAACGTAAAAAACAATTGCGAAATAGCCTTCGTCGCTCAGGTGCCTTTTCAAGTACGGTGACCAAAGTTGTCGAAGAGACCAAAAAAGTCGTGAAACACGCAGAAAAATCTGCCAGCGAAGCAGGAAAAGTTGTCTCTAAAAAAGTGGAACAAGCAGTAGAAGCGACCAAGGAACAAGCTCAAAAAGTAGCCAATTCAGTAGAAGATTTCGCAGCTACTTTGGGTGGCCTCTCAGAAGATCGTGCTAAGACTTTCTATGATGAGGGGATCAAGTCGGCTGCTGACTTTAAAAACTGGACTGAAAAAGAACTCCTTGCCTTGAAAGGAATTGGCCCAGCTACCATTAAGAAATTAAAAGAGCACGGAATCAGCTTCAAGTAA
- a CDS encoding DUF1912 family protein produces MSYEQEFMKEFEAWVNTQIMINDMAHKESQKVYEEDQDERAKDAMIRYESRLDAYQFLLGKFENFKAGKGFHDLPEGLFGERNY; encoded by the coding sequence ATGAGTTACGAACAGGAATTTATGAAGGAATTTGAAGCTTGGGTCAATACCCAGATCATGATCAACGACATGGCGCACAAGGAAAGTCAAAAAGTCTACGAAGAAGACCAAGACGAGCGTGCTAAAGATGCCATGATTCGCTACGAAAGTCGCTTGGATGCTTATCAGTTCTTGCTTGGTAAGTTTGAAAACTTCAAAGCAGGCAAGGGGTTCCATGATTTGCCAGAAGGATTGTTTGGTGAACGAAACTATTAA
- a CDS encoding DUF438 domain-containing protein, with product MADERIHILRDILLELHNGASPESVQERFDATFTGVSAIEISLMEHELMNSDSGVTFEDVMELCDVHANLFKNAVKGVEVEDTEHPGHPVRVFKDENLALRAALIRIRRLLDTYESMEDEEMLVEMRKGLVRQMGLLGQFDIHYQRKEELFFPIMERYGHDSPPKVMWGVDDQIRELFQTALATAKALPEVPISSVKENFEAFATEFESMIFKEESILLMILLESFTQDDWIQIAEESDAYGYAIIRPSEKWVPERQSFVEEKSAEEPVQLDTAEGQVQQVIDTPEGQFTITFTPKEKESVLDRHSQQAFGNGYLSVDQANLILNHLPMEITFVNKDDIFQYYNDNAPADEMIFKRTPSQVGRNVELCHPPKYLEKVKAVMKGLREGKKDKYEMWFKSESRGKFVHITYAAVHDENGEFQGVLEYVQDIQPYREIDTDYFRGLE from the coding sequence ATGGCAGATGAACGGATTCATATCCTACGGGATATTTTGTTAGAATTGCACAATGGCGCCTCTCCTGAGTCAGTTCAGGAGCGTTTTGATGCGACCTTTACAGGTGTGTCAGCCATCGAGATTTCTCTCATGGAGCACGAGCTGATGAACTCAGATTCGGGTGTCACCTTTGAAGACGTCATGGAGCTTTGTGATGTCCATGCTAATCTTTTTAAAAATGCTGTTAAGGGTGTTGAAGTAGAGGATACCGAGCATCCTGGCCACCCCGTTCGCGTCTTTAAGGATGAAAATCTGGCCCTCCGTGCTGCCTTGATTCGCATTCGGAGATTGTTAGATACCTATGAGTCTATGGAAGACGAGGAAATGCTGGTAGAGATGCGCAAGGGTTTGGTCCGTCAAATGGGGCTTTTGGGGCAATTTGATATCCACTACCAGCGCAAGGAAGAGCTCTTCTTTCCTATCATGGAGCGTTATGGACACGATTCACCTCCAAAAGTTATGTGGGGAGTGGATGATCAGATCAGAGAACTCTTTCAGACAGCTCTAGCGACGGCTAAGGCACTACCAGAAGTGCCGATTAGCAGTGTAAAGGAAAACTTCGAAGCTTTTGCGACAGAGTTTGAAAGTATGATTTTCAAGGAAGAGTCTATCCTTCTCATGATTCTTCTTGAGTCCTTCACCCAGGATGACTGGATTCAGATTGCGGAGGAGAGTGATGCCTACGGCTATGCCATCATCCGTCCGTCTGAGAAATGGGTGCCAGAACGTCAGAGTTTCGTTGAGGAAAAGAGCGCAGAGGAGCCCGTGCAGCTAGACACGGCTGAAGGTCAAGTTCAGCAAGTTATCGATACACCAGAAGGCCAGTTCACCATTACCTTTACCCCTAAGGAAAAGGAATCAGTGCTGGACCGCCATAGTCAACAGGCTTTTGGGAATGGCTATCTCTCCGTCGATCAGGCCAACCTCATCCTCAATCACCTCCCTATGGAGATCACTTTTGTCAATAAAGACGATATTTTCCAGTATTATAATGACAATGCGCCAGCTGATGAGATGATTTTCAAACGGACGCCGTCCCAAGTTGGGCGCAATGTTGAACTCTGCCATCCGCCTAAGTACCTAGAAAAGGTGAAGGCTGTTATGAAAGGTCTTCGTGAAGGTAAAAAGGACAAGTATGAAATGTGGTTCAAGTCAGAGTCGCGAGGCAAGTTTGTCCACATCACCTATGCTGCGGTACACGATGAAAACGGAGAATTTCAAGGGGTGTTGGAGTATGTTCAGGATATTCAGCCCTACCGAGAGATTGATACGGACTACTTCCGTGGATTAGAATAA
- a CDS encoding DUF1858 domain-containing protein: protein MDNIIDVSIPVAEVVDKHPEVLEILVELGFKPLANPLMRNTVGRKVSLKQGSKLEGTPMDKIVRTLEANGYEVIGLD from the coding sequence ATGGACAATATCATCGATGTGTCAATTCCCGTTGCAGAAGTGGTGGACAAGCATCCAGAAGTCTTGGAAATCCTAGTAGAGCTCGGTTTTAAACCACTTGCTAATCCCTTGATGCGCAATACAGTCGGTCGCAAGGTATCGCTCAAACAGGGTTCTAAGCTTGAAGGAACTCCTATGGACAAGATTGTCCGCACACTGGAAGCGAATGGTTACGAAGTGATTGGATTAGACTAA
- the rbfA gene encoding 30S ribosome-binding factor RbfA, producing the protein MANHFRTDRVGMEIKREVNEILQKKVRDPRVQGVTITDVQMLGDLSVAKVYYTILSNLASDNQKAQIGLEKATGTIKRELGRNLKLYKIPDLTFVKDESIEYGNKIDEMLRNLDKN; encoded by the coding sequence ATGGCAAATCATTTCCGTACGGATCGTGTGGGCATGGAAATCAAGCGTGAAGTCAATGAGATTTTGCAAAAGAAGGTCCGTGATCCACGTGTCCAAGGTGTGACCATCACAGATGTTCAGATGCTAGGTGATTTGTCTGTAGCCAAGGTTTACTACACCATTTTGAGTAACCTTGCTTCGGATAATCAAAAAGCCCAAATCGGGCTTGAAAAAGCAACTGGTACGATCAAACGTGAACTTGGTCGCAATTTGAAATTGTACAAAATCCCAGATTTGACCTTCGTCAAAGACGAATCCATCGAATATGGAAACAAGATTGACGAAATGCTACGCAATCTGGATAAGAACTAA
- the infB gene encoding translation initiation factor IF-2, with the protein MSKKRLYEIAKELGKESKEVVARAKELGLDVKSHSSSVEAAAAEQIAASFKPAPAPKAEAKPAAPKASVEKKAENPASAKPVAAKEESKSATPAAPKEEKVVAARPQSRNFKAEREARAKEQAERRKQNKGNNRDQQQNGNRQKNDGRNGGKLGQGNRDNRRFNDQGKKPQGQGNRGNDRRQQQDFQPKQAGPRVDFKARAAALKAEQNAEYARSSEERFKQSQAAKEALAQANKRKEPEEIFEEAAKLAEQTQPAVAVAPVAKEAPVDTRRKKQARPDKERDDYDHEEDGPRKQQKNRSSQNQVRNQRNSNWNNNKKNKKGNKQNNRNQTPKPVTERKFHELPTEFEYTDGMTVAEIAKRIKREPAEIVKKLFMMGVMATQNQSLDGETIELLLVDYGIEAKQKVEVDNADIERFFVEDGYLNEDELVERPPVVTIMGHVDHGKTTLLDTLRNSRVATGEAGGITQHIGAYQIVENGKKITFLDTPGHAAFTSMRARGASVTDITILVVAADDGVMPQTIEAINHSKAANVPIIVAINKIDKPGANPERVIGELAEHGVMSTAWGGDSEFVEISAKFNQNIEELLETVLLVAEIQELKADPTVRAIGTVIEARLDKGKGAVATLLVQQGTLNVQDPIVVGNTFGRVRAMTNDLGRRVKVAGPSTPVSITGLNEAPMAGDHFAVYEDEKSARAAGEERAKRALMKQRQATQRVSLENLFDTLKAGELKSVNVIIKADVQGSVEALSASLQKIDVEGVKVTIVHSAVGAINESDVTLAEASNAFIVGFNVRPTPQARQQAEADDVEIRLHSIIYKVIEEMEEAMKGMLDPEFEEKIIGEAVIRETFKVSKVGTIGGFMVTSGKVTRDSKVRVIRDGVVIYDGELASLKHYKDDVKEVTNGREGGLMIDGYNDIKTDDVIEAYVMEEIKR; encoded by the coding sequence TTGTCTAAGAAAAGATTGTACGAAATCGCAAAAGAACTTGGAAAAGAAAGTAAAGAAGTTGTAGCGCGTGCAAAAGAGTTGGGCTTGGATGTAAAAAGCCACTCATCGAGCGTGGAAGCTGCTGCTGCTGAACAAATCGCAGCTAGCTTTAAACCTGCACCTGCTCCTAAGGCAGAAGCAAAACCTGCAGCACCAAAAGCAAGTGTAGAAAAGAAAGCGGAAAACCCTGCGTCAGCTAAACCAGTAGCCGCTAAGGAAGAAAGCAAATCAGCTACACCTGCAGCTCCTAAGGAAGAAAAAGTGGTGGCCGCAAGACCACAGAGCCGAAATTTCAAGGCGGAGCGTGAGGCGCGTGCCAAAGAGCAGGCAGAGCGACGCAAACAAAACAAGGGTAACAACCGTGACCAACAACAAAACGGCAACCGTCAGAAAAACGATGGTCGTAATGGTGGCAAACTTGGTCAAGGAAACCGCGACAATCGCCGTTTCAACGACCAAGGGAAAAAACCACAAGGTCAAGGAAATCGTGGCAATGATCGCCGTCAGCAACAAGACTTCCAGCCAAAACAAGCTGGACCACGTGTTGACTTTAAAGCCCGTGCAGCAGCCCTAAAAGCAGAGCAAAATGCAGAGTACGCACGCTCAAGTGAGGAGCGCTTCAAACAATCGCAAGCTGCCAAAGAAGCCTTGGCTCAAGCTAATAAACGCAAGGAGCCTGAAGAAATCTTTGAGGAAGCTGCTAAGTTAGCTGAACAAACTCAGCCAGCTGTAGCAGTAGCTCCTGTAGCGAAAGAAGCGCCAGTGGATACACGTCGTAAAAAACAAGCTCGACCAGACAAAGAACGTGACGATTATGATCACGAAGAAGATGGTCCTAGAAAACAACAAAAGAATCGAAGTAGTCAGAATCAAGTGAGAAATCAAAGAAATAGTAACTGGAATAACAACAAGAAAAATAAAAAAGGGAACAAGCAAAACAACCGTAACCAAACTCCAAAACCTGTTACAGAGCGTAAGTTCCACGAATTGCCAACAGAATTTGAGTATACAGATGGTATGACTGTTGCGGAAATCGCAAAACGTATCAAACGTGAACCAGCTGAAATCGTTAAGAAACTCTTTATGATGGGTGTTATGGCCACACAAAACCAATCCTTGGATGGAGAAACCATTGAACTCCTATTGGTAGATTATGGTATCGAAGCCAAACAAAAGGTTGAAGTGGACAATGCCGACATCGAACGTTTCTTCGTCGAAGATGGTTATCTCAATGAAGATGAATTGGTTGAGCGTCCACCAGTTGTGACCATCATGGGGCACGTTGACCATGGTAAAACCACCCTTCTAGATACCCTTCGTAACTCTCGTGTTGCGACAGGTGAAGCAGGTGGTATCACTCAGCATATCGGAGCCTACCAAATCGTGGAAAATGGCAAGAAGATTACCTTCCTTGATACACCTGGACACGCGGCCTTTACATCTATGCGTGCGCGTGGTGCATCTGTTACCGATATTACCATCTTGGTTGTAGCAGCCGACGATGGTGTTATGCCTCAGACTATCGAAGCCATCAACCACTCAAAAGCGGCCAACGTTCCAATTATCGTGGCTATCAACAAGATTGATAAACCAGGTGCCAACCCAGAACGCGTTATCGGTGAATTGGCAGAGCATGGTGTTATGTCAACAGCTTGGGGTGGTGATTCTGAATTTGTTGAAATCTCAGCTAAATTTAACCAAAATATCGAAGAATTGTTGGAAACAGTCCTTCTTGTGGCTGAAATCCAAGAACTCAAGGCAGATCCAACAGTGCGTGCTATCGGTACGGTTATCGAAGCTCGTTTGGATAAAGGAAAAGGTGCGGTCGCAACTCTTCTTGTGCAACAAGGTACTCTGAATGTACAAGACCCTATCGTTGTCGGAAATACCTTCGGTCGTGTACGTGCCATGACCAATGACCTTGGTCGTCGTGTCAAGGTTGCTGGACCATCAACGCCAGTTTCTATCACAGGTTTGAACGAAGCGCCAATGGCGGGTGACCACTTTGCTGTTTACGAAGATGAAAAATCTGCGCGTGCAGCCGGTGAAGAGCGTGCAAAACGTGCTCTCATGAAACAACGTCAAGCTACCCAACGTGTCAGCCTTGAAAACCTCTTTGATACGCTTAAAGCTGGTGAGCTTAAGTCAGTTAACGTTATCATCAAGGCCGACGTACAAGGTTCTGTTGAAGCCCTTTCTGCCTCACTTCAAAAGATTGACGTAGAAGGTGTCAAAGTTACCATCGTTCACTCAGCAGTCGGTGCTATCAATGAATCTGACGTGACCCTTGCGGAAGCTTCAAATGCCTTTATCGTTGGTTTCAACGTACGCCCTACACCACAAGCACGTCAACAAGCTGAAGCTGACGATGTAGAAATCCGTCTCCACAGCATTATCTACAAGGTTATCGAAGAGATGGAAGAAGCCATGAAAGGGATGTTGGATCCTGAATTCGAAGAAAAAATCATCGGTGAAGCAGTTATCCGTGAAACCTTCAAAGTGTCTAAAGTGGGAACCATCGGTGGATTTATGGTTACTAGCGGTAAGGTTACTCGTGACTCTAAAGTTCGTGTTATCCGTGACGGTGTCGTTATCTATGACGGCGAACTCGCAAGCTTGAAACACTACAAAGACGACGTCAAAGAAGTTACAAACGGTCGTGAAGGTGGATTGATGATTGATGGCTACAATGATATCAAGACTGATGATGTGATTGAGGCTTATGTCATGGAAGAAATCAAGAGATAA
- a CDS encoding YlxQ-related RNA-binding protein translates to MNKQKISNLLGLAQRAGRIISGEELVVKAIQDQKAKLVFLAHDAGPNLTKKIQDKSDYYQVEVITVFSTLELSIAVGKSRKVLAVTDAGFTKKMRSLME, encoded by the coding sequence TTGAATAAGCAAAAGATTAGCAATCTCTTGGGACTTGCTCAACGAGCAGGCAGGATCATATCGGGTGAGGAATTGGTGGTCAAGGCCATTCAAGACCAGAAAGCCAAGCTAGTCTTTCTAGCCCATGATGCTGGTCCCAATCTGACCAAGAAGATTCAAGATAAAAGTGACTATTATCAAGTAGAAGTTATAACCGTGTTTTCAACACTGGAATTAAGCATAGCAGTCGGAAAATCGAGAAAGGTTTTGGCTGTGACAGATGCTGGATTTACAAAGAAAATGAGGTCTCTTATGGAATAG
- the rnpM gene encoding RNase P modulator RnpM, translated as MKTRKIPLRKSVVSNEVIDKRDLLRIVKNKEGEIFIDPTGKANGRGAYIKLDNAEALEAKKKKVFNRSFNMEVEESFYDELIAYVDHKVKRRELGLE; from the coding sequence ATGAAAACAAGAAAAATCCCTTTGCGCAAGTCTGTTGTATCTAACGAAGTGATTGATAAGCGTGATTTGCTCCGCATTGTCAAGAACAAAGAAGGAGAGATCTTTATCGATCCGACAGGCAAGGCCAATGGCCGTGGCGCTTATATCAAGCTAGACAATGCAGAAGCCCTAGAGGCCAAAAAGAAGAAAGTCTTTAACCGTAGCTTTAACATGGAAGTGGAAGAAAGCTTTTATGACGAGTTGATCGCCTATGTGGATCACAAAGTAAAAAGAAGAGAGTTAGGACTTGAATAA